From the Brienomyrus brachyistius isolate T26 chromosome 23, BBRACH_0.4, whole genome shotgun sequence genome, the window AGCTGGAAGTTTGAAATAAACATTACAGAATAATCCTCTGTCTGGTGCTAATACCACGCACACAAATGGGGAACAAGCTCTGTactgatggatagatggatggatggcttgaTTCAGGGAATGATCCGTTCGGGTTTGCGACACCTACGTTCATTTAACTTTAGTGGTTAATGTcgcttacttttttttttccatttgacaGCCAAAATTCAGAGCATGAAAAATGCTGTacctaaaaatgacaaaaaaaggagaaaacagCTGGCCGAAGACATTGCAAAGCTAGAAGCTGAACTCGGTGAGAAACACGAAGAGGAACTGAAGCATCTGAACAGTTCTGAACTTGAAGACAAGGTGTGCTttcttatttttctgtttacagaggttttaAATGTGCATAAATGATGTGTGTGGTCTGTGTGTTTTGAAATGtgcaaataaagtgattttaaaGCTGCCCTTTTTTAAACGTGTAGTTTTTAGGAAGTTCATCGAGTTTTGTTATGGAAAACAAATcttcataattaaaaaaaatatacatacgtCCCATTTGAATTCAATAAATACTTTTGCATTACCATTTGTTGTCATATATGATGTATCTTTTTTACTATTACAACTGCCTGGCTTAGCTATGGCTCATTGGAAATCAGAAAAGTATAAAATGGTTTTCTTTTGAAAATTTGTTGAATCAAAATGGAATGGCTGGTATATATTTAAAGTCATCTTGTTTTGAAATATTGTCCACATTTATCATGGCGTATTTCTTCTTCCTTCTGAAACTTATATTATGCAAATGAGTTTTCTAGtcactttttttctttcatattttgtactTGGAGGCTGATGATCTTGCCAATGGAGTGCAGAGCCTGGATCTGGATGCTGATGACCCAAAACCGTCCAAACAGCGTCCTTCCAAGGCCCAGAAGAGGCGGGTGAGACGCGAGCGGTTATTGGAACAGGCGCCAACATGCGAGCTGTGCAtttttatgactgtactgtgccTTCAGGATAGGAAGGCCGCCCtggagaaggagagggagaaCAGGATCGCGGAGGCCGAGGTGGAGAATCTGCAGGGCTCTCGGCACCTGGAGAACCAGAAGCTTTCGCAGATACTGGGAGGGAAGCAGTTGCAGATCAGAGAGATCATGTCGGACGGGCACTGCCTGTACCGGGCCGTGGAGGACCAGCTGCTGAGGCGAGGCTCCACCCTGGGCCTGGCGGAGCTCCGCAGCCAGACCGCCCAGCACATGAGGAAGCACGCTGAGGAATTCCTCCCCTTTCTCACCAATCCCACCACCGGCGACGTCTTCACGCCCGGTGAGGACGGCCTGCCCATCACCGAACCTTCCAGATCCCGTTACACATGTCACATTACTCATTAAGCTCATTCTTTAATTTAGCGGCTTATCCTTAACCCTTATAATCCCGTCGCCATGGCAGCACCCGTCTTCCGCCTTTGCATGATCAGTCTGCTCCGGCGTTGTAATAAATCACGTCGCCAATGTTACTCTCTTCAGGTGCCCTTCTTATGACACAGAGGCTGCATCCTGTCTTTCTGTCCCCACAGAGGAATTTGAAAAGTACTGCAGCGAAGTCGCGGACACGGCGGCTTGGGGTGGACAGCTGGAGGTAAGGGTGGCGGCCCGTGGGTCCCACGCTGAAAACGCTCAGTAACCTAAAAGCCGGAAATGCCAAACTACCGAAACAAAGAGAACACAAAGGGTTTTTTTGTGGCTCTGGGTTACGCCTGGCTGCCAAAGCAGCTCCAGTGTGATGATGAAGTGATCCAACACTGTTCCTCCATTTAAAATTCTATCGTTGAGTGAAAATCATAGCTTTAGGCACCGCTGCTCAGTTTCCCTTCAgtgttcattataaacctagagACCGTCAAACTGTTCAGTGTCCTGTGCATGGGCACATGGTCATTCCAAGATAGAGGGTCAATGTGGTTGATCAGAATACcgtttgtgtttattttaacaattaCCATAAGTCACCAGACACTGTAGAACACAGATATCTGCCCTGTGGCACGTGAGTACTCTTCTACTCGTTTAATGGTACTTATCCAGCTTAAATGTCTAGTGTTATTAAAGTTTAATAAAGGTATTAAGCTCAGTAACATGACTGGAGGCCAAAGGACCGTACTCGATGAAACCCGTGGACGTAGTTGCTTATCTACTGGGCCTTACGATTTCAAGTAGTGTCTGCTGAGTGGCTTGGAAAGATGAGTCGTCTGTGACCACAATTCCTGACAGATGGTCCCCCGCTATCAGAAGTCACCGACGGCCGTGTCTGTCCAGCAATTTCATACACGACTCAAAGCATTTTAGTTACAGGCTTTCAGTATATTTTTGTCCCTTGTTTATTAAagcttattttatatattttttgctgacGTGTGTAAAATGTATGACCAGTAATAGTAAATGTACACTAACAGACTTTGATTGTCTCATGCCAGCTACGAGCGCTGACTGAAGTCCTCCAGATCCCCATCGAGGTCATTCAAGCAGAGTCTCCTATCATTGTGATTGGTGAAGAGCACCGTGAACCACCAATCACTCTGGTGTAAGTTTGTGGAAGTCTATCCACTGTCTCCTCTGGCAATTTTTAGCAGGAAGTCCAAATGCCTAAGAATactgttgcatttttttttggggtttCGAGGGTGTTTCTTTTTAAACCATTTCTAGGCCGTGTTTGCGGTTCTCTGTCATCCACTCATCACGCCTGAATTGACCCCCTGGACTGATCATTGACCGTGTGACAGTTCTGGGAAGCTAACCCAGTGCGCGTTGGGTTGTGTTTCAGCTACATGCGGCACGCCTATGGTCTTGGGGAACACTACAATTCCGTGGAGCCGCTGAAGGAGGAAGAGACCTGAGATTCTTCTTCTCCTGCATCGTTGTGTGATTTTCATAGACCAGTGCTTCTGGGGTTAGAATAAGAGCAAACTTGCTCCTGTTTAAGTGACAGCTCTGGTGCTCTTTATCCAATGGCCTGAAACTGTTACTTTTTGGAATCTGAAGAATTGCAggttttgtcccccccccagtggccaattttgcagatgtacctgaaGAGTTGTGTCTCGGTAATGCTAGGCTGTGTTCCTGAGGACATATGCCAAATTATGTATCTCATGAGATGGGAATTAAAGTAACAGCATACTGGTGTATCTCAGTTGTGCTTTAAAAACTTATTAACTCATACGGATAGATTGTGAATGAAGCTATttaatgcagtgttttttttttttttttttttattaggtcACTATAATCATTCTGTCCCCCCAGGGGTACACTTAAGTACATCAGGAAAGGCATTTAATAATCCATTTTTACAAAAACTTCCTGTTTGATTTTATAAGTACTTTTCAAGTTTTATTATAATGAATTTAAAATAGGCCACATGGACCACAAGTGTTTTCACATTAGTGTTAACGTGTACCCTAGCCCAGACATAAAAGTGGGTGTCATTCTGAAAGGTACCACTAGGGCATctaagaataaggtgatggaccATTCTATACCCTATTAATAGCATCAAATACCTCTATCCTATGTTGTTTTTTATGGTTACGCCTTATTCTTTAGGCACCTGCAGCCCTTTTTTTTGTGTATAATAATACAAAAGTGTGTCAGCACGTTCCAATACACTCTCACGACAAGTGTTACTTACTAGTGATAGTTTTAAATGTGCTtttatggagaaaaaaaaatatcgtcACTGATTTAGATCTTAAGCTGCTTAAACAACTGAAAATATACCTGTGAAATCCTATAAGCCCAAAATGAAAGGCTGAGAAACGCCTATCTGATCATCAGTGCTAATAAACACTGAAACATGAAATTGGGGCGTCAGTCTTGTACAATAATGCTTCAGAAACAGATTCTAAAATAATTGTTGTGGGAGGCATAAGTCAGGACAGTGAATGATTTAATTCATGATTTAAATTAAGAAACGTGAGCAGATGGTTATAGTAGGATTTCTGCAAATGCCATCTGTTAAGAAggtgtgtaaaatatataactgtCCTTGCAGTGACTGTATTGGACATAAAACATGGTTCATTTTTGATATGATCCAACAAATCAGGATTCCAGAGTAAGGGGATGGGACCGTTTGACCTGACTGGTTGGACCTTAATAGCTACAGAACAGAACCCCACTGTTTAGAAAATGTTGCACTGGAATCTGTTGGGAGTATTGATAAAAAGTGATCAACATCAACCCATAAGCACACAAGATGGATCACATTAATGCACAAAGAGTTGGTCCATTTGGGTCAGGAGGTTAGGCTATGAAGTATCCAGCTATCTTCTGCTTATCCGGGACATGGTGGTGGAGGTGGTTGGAGCCTATCTCAGGTATCATGTGCTCCACCctggacagacacacaaagtcACATACTACTGGCAGACTTGCAGATACCATGTCGTCACCTTGCAGAATGCAACGTGTTACAAAGGTCAAATCGGTAGTATGTGAAGTGTCTCTGCTCTCCTGCTGTGAAGCTAAACCTCTGCTCTCGTCCTCCAGCTACTTTAGTACGAGTGGACatgcagtactgtatatcttaggaGACTGTGTGTAAGATGTGTGTGTGGACATATCGGAACCTTTGGGTGGACTTGGTCATTAAATAGCCTTTTCATTCTGCgctgcattttttatatattgtaacgTGGATGCTCCACCAGGTGGCAGTGTTGGAACAGTTTTAGGTGCACAGCAAGTTGTTTCTAACAGCTCTTTAGAACGCGATTCTGTCACCAGAATTGTCTTGAATAGCGATAATTCAACATAACTGTCTCAGTTTGTGCTGCTTTCATGTTTCTCAGGAGatttcaaaccaaaaaaaaaaaaaaagaatgtgtaGTTAAAATTTGAATTTCGCTAGCTTCTTCTAGTAATGATTTTAGTGTTCTTACCCACCTACCAGACGTCACTTGCCCTTTTCCCCCAAAGATCTTGTAAAAAATGACACGATGCACAGATGCACATTGAGGTCCCAAGAccacaatgaaaaaaaaaagaagtttcCTTTCCTACGAGTCCAGTGGCATCTGTTTATTCCCAAGAAAAACAATTTCTCAGAATTAATTTTCTACCCAAGCCTCATGAGCTCATAGCAACATCTACAGAGTTGGAGTTGATGAATTATGCATCGAGCTTAATTGCATGCCCAGAAACTAATGACACTGGGCTGGTTAACAGCAGGGGAACCATACATCGCTgcaaactgaatgaaaaatcaGTTCAGGGTAAAAAAAACAGCCTTAATTGATGAATAATTAAAGCCTGGACTACAAGGCATTAAAGTGACATTTTGCTTCGATCGGTTCAAAGCGCTGGAGGCGGGTTTGATCGAAAAAACTGACTGGGTGCAGAATGACGAGTGGTTTCTGTATAACCACAGTGCCTGGGACTGTATCTGAATATCATGGGGGTTGCTGAGCTGAGGGGAACCCCCCACCAAACGTGTGGCTTACAGTCAGCTCCCTGCTCCATATCTGGGCTCTATTTGGAATTATTGGGGTTAGAGACAACCTCTAAACCCAAACCGTAACCCGAACCCATTTAAAGCATTCAAGGAAGACTGGATGCTGTCACTGCTATTTCTTCGTGGAAAATGTGCTGTTTGAAGGTGGTGTCATATTTTGTTACCTTAACGGTGCAAGGGTGGtgcgtggctcagtgggttaggctcCTGCACCTGTACTCAGAGGGTTGTAGGTTCAAGTTCCAGGGTGGGCAAAGCAGACCAGTCTTTAATCTCCAACTGATACAGTGACTGGATCCAGTTttcgcaaaataaataaataaatgttgctttggataaaagcatcttccAAATACGTAAAATGTAAATTTCACATAAGTCTGTCCTGGTTGATAGTAGTGTCACATACTAAATCTCTCCTTTTTGATAGTGCTGTTAGATACTAAATCTCCCATTTGAGATAACAAGCTGCTCTCATAAATGCATGTCATGATTCAATCTAATGAGAGGAATTAAAGTATTACAGTCACATTATTTGCTATATcccagtgtgtagggcaggatTAACACACTGATTAgttatatgtggttctgtgttTTAAAGTTATGTTTTGTAGCAAATGGTTAGAGaataaaaatcttttttttttttttaatcagttgTTTCATTAGTCAGATGAAGTGCACTTTAGTCCAGTAAAATGTTTGTGAAATGGGCTCGGTGAAATTGGTTTAGTGGGGAATGTCACAGAACTCATCAGAATAACATTCCTTTTTACTAAAGATCCATAAAGGATCAAAGAGACTCTCTTCGCCTGCTGCTGGTGATGCGATGCGACTTTTCAACTTAGGTTTAACTTTCATCGACCTCCAGCCAGAGACGGCTACTTGAATTCAATTGCATGAACATATATGTATGCTTCAAAACCTAGAGGAAGAGATgcataaaataaacattacacACTGTTTTACCTGGAGTTCATGGTCAAAAGAAAAGCTGCTCAGTATGAGTGGTGATATGCAGTTATTCCCAAAGGAAGGTCCTCATATTGGTGATACCAGCATCTCCCATTGTGCCACTGGCAGAAAACCACGGTATCGTCAACATACTGGATAGCAGATTAAGTCCACAAGCAACGAATAGTGACATACGAGGCCACTAGATGGCAATGTGCCTCTGTAGCGGTCTTCTGCGTCAATCGCATGGTTTGTGAGGGGAAAGAATGGACAGACAATATGCTAAAACAGACAAAACGATTTAGAAAACAATGTGTTGTGCTGTGATAGTGTTTCTGATAAAGGGACATAGCTGCAGTTTGTTATGTATATATTCACTCTATACAACGGTACATACGCAGGCAGTATGTGGAGGTGAGAAGAGGCGATGACGTGGAACATCAAGCACGATGGAGCTGTCAGACAATCAGAGCAGAAGGCAAACGGAGTTACACTTCCAAAGATACCTTATATTCTCATAATCTCCCTAAAGTCGTATTACAAAGCACTAAGGGGTAAGGAATTTTAAAGGCGTTTCGCATTTTTAGATCACGTGTCTATGAGCATGATGACAGAAGTATATATGCGAGGACGTTTTCTTGGATGTATACAGTGATAATGAATATAATCTTCTGAGATGTGAAGAAAGCTCTCCTATGCTGACATGATGCTTCCTCGGTGAGTCGAGTGAAAGGATATTTGGcatttcaggtcatttttatcctaaagaaaccccccccccccccccccccccccaccagcgagTGAAACATTACAGTCTGGACTTCAAAGAAGACAAAGGCTTTAATCATGTGTAATGTGCGCAAAAAAGTTTGCCCGACTTTCGCAATAACCGGAAACCTCCCCCAGAACGTAACGAAGACCCCCGGGACAGAATTCCTCATCCTAAAAAATGAACCTAAGCAGGCGCGGAAAACCTCGATGGCCGACGTCTCCTCTCTGCTTCATATGAGGTGCAGAATTTGTAATGAGACAGGATTAAACCGCAATATAAAAATAGCTCACCTCAAAATGCCATTTGTTTTTCCTGGCATGTTCTTGGAGAAGTCGtgtttttgggggtgggggtcagcaCTCCAGTCCTAATGAATGTAGATTGTGCTTTGTGTTACAATTGACTAAAATCACCTTTCGCTGCATGCTCCAGAGTGTAAACACTACCTTCGCCCTCACGGTGAGCACCGCCCACTGTTACGCATAAAGAGTGACTGATTCAGACTGCCAGTGCCGCCGCAGGTGGAGAGCGGCAACAAGCAGGCATTTTACTCAAGAGCACCTTTAAAACCTTTTAAAAGCTGGATATTAGAAGAATAAGGAATGCGCTTCAGAATGTCGGCAGCATGTACGCTGAAGCGAGAGGTGTCCGGAGATGATGTTGTCACAAATTTCTGGGTGTTCAGGAGACACTGCGGTTGAGAAGGAAACTGTTACACGGGAGGCAGAAAAAAAGGAAGGACGTCAGCAAACGTGCATTTCCATGGTGATGGGGGATCACACAGCACCATCACACCCTTAGTGTAGCTGTGTGATGCGGAAATCTAATGAGGGAGGATGTCACAAGCAGAACAGCTTACTTACActctgggatcaaaacataTCGAAGATTTATATTCCTACTTTTGTTATAAGTTAATGTGAAGTACATAAAGCGGAGGAATTGtttgcaataaagtacaatgaACCTATTGGGGGATTTAGGTTGTTGGGCCAGGAAGCATTCTGGGAAGGAAGACAGCATCTGGATGCCCCAGGGAATGCTGGGAAGAAACACATCCACCGTGTGCTCGAGGAGATGCTGGGGAAGAAGACGGCCACTACATGCCCTAGGGGATTCTGGGAAGGGAGATGGCCACTGCATGCCTCAAGGGAGGCTGGTAAAGGAGCCGGCCACTACATGCCCAGGGCATTCTGGGAAGGAAGATGGACACCACATGTTCCCGCTGATGCTGGGAAGGAAGACAGCCATTACATGCCAATATCTGTCCTGCATGAGGGGAGGCATTCTTGAAGAATCTGCTTGGTATTGTTCATATTGCACTGCTAGCCTGTTCCAGTCCCAGCCCCCCTTCCAGTGAGGTTGGCGGCATCACACTGGAGCACATGGCACCATTTgaactttaatttttttgctttTAATCTCACCCATATTACCTAattttcctcaaagaacgattTCAGCTGATCTGTTATCAGACTGTTCAGCTTCACAATGCTTGGGGAAAAGGGCCACTGCCATCCCTGGTTCAACTTTCACTTATTAATAAAATTCCTCTCATGGAAATCAGTCCTTGATGCCTCTGCTTGTGTCTTGTTTAAGCCAGAGCTGACAGTACTGTTTGTGCTACTGGAGAACACAGCTCAATGCCACAAAGCGCAACATGGCGTAAGCTTATGGAGCCCCATGTCGTTCATGGAGGGGGGAGACCAAGCTTTTTCTGCCCTGCTGCTCTGTAAGATGGGGACCCCCCCCAGTCACTGCAAGATTTCCTTAACTAGCTTAAACAAAGGGTTAGCATTTAAAAACCC encodes:
- the otud6b gene encoding deubiquitinase OTUD6B; translation: MEDQETAEELLFKQQRKEKKDLQAKIQSMKNAVPKNDKKRRKQLAEDIAKLEAELGEKHEEELKHLNSSELEDKADDLANGVQSLDLDADDPKPSKQRPSKAQKRRDRKAALEKERENRIAEAEVENLQGSRHLENQKLSQILGGKQLQIREIMSDGHCLYRAVEDQLLRRGSTLGLAELRSQTAQHMRKHAEEFLPFLTNPTTGDVFTPEEFEKYCSEVADTAAWGGQLELRALTEVLQIPIEVIQAESPIIVIGEEHREPPITLVYMRHAYGLGEHYNSVEPLKEEET